In one Poecilia reticulata strain Guanapo linkage group LG8, Guppy_female_1.0+MT, whole genome shotgun sequence genomic region, the following are encoded:
- the tom1l2a gene encoding TOM1-like protein 2 isoform X3 gives MEFLLGNPYSTPVGQCIERATDGGLQSEDWTLNMEICDIINETDEGPKDAMRALKKRLSGNKNYREVMLALTVLETCVKNCGHRFHIHVAHRDFIDGVLVKIISPKANPPTIVQDKVXSLIQSWADAFRSSPDLTGVVHIYEELKRKGVEFPMADLDALSPIHTPQRGTPEVDPAMMKYLAPNASAAVSPKPIQPTPTATQASNIPSPVTASPEQIARLRSELDIVRGNIKVMSEMLTELVPGQEDASDLELLQELNRTCRAMQQRVVELISRVSNEEVTEELLHVNDDLNNIFLRYERYERYRSGRAAQNNGMLAEPTEDNLIDLGPGSPAVVTPRVMSSPSSSFAHRATASPAHNPSTASISTALASLDVGSDSVSGTLTSLSGHNKDDFDMFAQTRSSSLAEQRKNVKYEDPHALGGLASALDVRQQNTSGIPVSQSSVMDDIEEWLCADVKGDAAEEGVTSEEFDKFLEERAKAVDTLPSPPGANPPHTARPPTGSHKKTERTEDALFAL, from the exons ATGGAGTTTCTACTTGGAAATCCTTACAGCACGCCTGTGGGCCAGTGTATAG AGAGAGCCACAGACGGAGGCCTACAGAGTGAGGACTGGACTCTGAACATGGAGATCTGTGACATCATAAACGAGACAGACGAGGG GCCGAAAGACGCCATGCGGGCCCTGAAGAAGAGACTGAGCGGCAACAAGAACTACAGAGAGGTGATGCTGGCGCTAACG gtgttgGAGACGTGTGTAAAGAACTGCGGTCACAGGTTTCACATCCACGTGGCCCACAGAGATTTCATTGACGGCGTCCTGGTCAAAATCATCTCCCCCAAAGCCAATCCTCCCACAATAGTTCAAGACAAAGTTMTGTCCCTCATACAA TCCTGGGCCGATGCCTTCAGGAGCAGTCCTGATCTGACTGGGGTGGTCCACATTTATgaggagctgaagaggaaaggCGTTGAGTTTCCAATGGCCGACCTGGATGCTTTGTCTCCCATCCACACGCCGCAGAGG GGCACGCCTGAAGTGGACCCAGCGATGATGAAGTACCTCGCTCCTAACGCCTCRGCTGCTGTTAGCCCTAAACCCATTCAGCCCACTCCCACAGCCACGCAGGCCTCCAACATCCCCAGCCCCGTCACTGCCAGCCCTGAACAG ATCGCCCGGCTGCGGAGCGAGCTGGACATCGTGAGAGGAAACATCAAAGTCATGTCAGAGATGCTTACGGAGCTGGTCCCCGGCCAGGAAGACGCTTCTGACCTAGAGCTGCTCCAG GAGCTGAACAGAACGTGCCGCGCCATGCAGCAGAGAGTGGTCGAGCTGATAAGTCGCGTGTCCAACGAGGAAGTGACCGAGGAGCTGCTGCACGTCAACGACGACCTCAACAATATATTCCTCCGATATGAGAG GTATGAGAGATACAGATCTGGCAGGGCTGCACAAAACAACGGG ATGTTAGCGGAGCCGACAGAAGACAACCTCATAGACCTGGGCCCGGGCTCCCCTGCCGTGGTTACACCCAGAGTTATGTCCAGCCCTTCGTCCAGCTTCGCCCACAGAGCCACGGCCTCCCCTGCCCACAACCCTTCCACAGCCTCCATATCTACTGCACTCGCTAGTCTTG ATGTGGGTTCTGACAGTGTTAGCGGTACCCTCACGTCTCTGTCGGGCCACAACAAGGACGACTTTGACATGTTTGCCCAAACCAGGAGCAGCTCACTGGCGGAGCAACGCAAGAA TGTAAAATATGAAGACCCCCATGCTCTGGGAGGCCTGGCCTCTGCTTTGGACGTGAGGCAACAAAACACAAGTGGG ATCCCCGTATCGCAGTCCTCTGTCATGGATGATATAGAGGAGTGGCTCTGTGCTGACGTg AAAGGAGATGCTGCTGAGGAGGGAGTGACCAGTGAAG AGTTTGATAAGTTCCTGGAGGAGCGAGCTAAGGCAGTGGACACTCTGCCGTCTCCCCCCGGCGCTAACCCTCCTCACACCGCTCGTCCCCCCACCGGCTCCCACAAGAAGACTGAGCGGACGGAGGATGCCCTCTTTGCCTTGTAG
- the tom1l2a gene encoding TOM1-like protein 2 isoform X4 — MEICDIINETDEGPKDAMRALKKRLSGNKNYREVMLALTVLETCVKNCGHRFHIHVAHRDFIDGVLVKIISPKANPPTIVQDKVXSLIQSWADAFRSSPDLTGVVHIYEELKRKGVEFPMADLDALSPIHTPQRGTPEVDPAMMKYLAPNASAAVSPKPIQPTPTATQASNIPSPVTASPEQIARLRSELDIVRGNIKVMSEMLTELVPGQEDASDLELLQELNRTCRAMQQRVVELISRVSNEEVTEELLHVNDDLNNIFLRYERYERYRSGRAAQNNGMLAEPTEDNLIDLGPGSPAVVTPRVMSSPSSSFAHRATASPAHNPSTASISTALASLDVGSDSVSGTLTSLSGHNKDDFDMFAQTRSSSLAEQRKNVKYEDPHALGGLASALDVRQQNTSGLRVKGDDNPADQELPIDSWLITQGMIPVSQSSVMDDIEEWLCADVKGDAAEEGVTSEEFDKFLEERAKAVDTLPSPPGANPPHTARPPTGSHKKTERTEDALFAL, encoded by the exons ATGGAGATCTGTGACATCATAAACGAGACAGACGAGGG GCCGAAAGACGCCATGCGGGCCCTGAAGAAGAGACTGAGCGGCAACAAGAACTACAGAGAGGTGATGCTGGCGCTAACG gtgttgGAGACGTGTGTAAAGAACTGCGGTCACAGGTTTCACATCCACGTGGCCCACAGAGATTTCATTGACGGCGTCCTGGTCAAAATCATCTCCCCCAAAGCCAATCCTCCCACAATAGTTCAAGACAAAGTTMTGTCCCTCATACAA TCCTGGGCCGATGCCTTCAGGAGCAGTCCTGATCTGACTGGGGTGGTCCACATTTATgaggagctgaagaggaaaggCGTTGAGTTTCCAATGGCCGACCTGGATGCTTTGTCTCCCATCCACACGCCGCAGAGG GGCACGCCTGAAGTGGACCCAGCGATGATGAAGTACCTCGCTCCTAACGCCTCRGCTGCTGTTAGCCCTAAACCCATTCAGCCCACTCCCACAGCCACGCAGGCCTCCAACATCCCCAGCCCCGTCACTGCCAGCCCTGAACAG ATCGCCCGGCTGCGGAGCGAGCTGGACATCGTGAGAGGAAACATCAAAGTCATGTCAGAGATGCTTACGGAGCTGGTCCCCGGCCAGGAAGACGCTTCTGACCTAGAGCTGCTCCAG GAGCTGAACAGAACGTGCCGCGCCATGCAGCAGAGAGTGGTCGAGCTGATAAGTCGCGTGTCCAACGAGGAAGTGACCGAGGAGCTGCTGCACGTCAACGACGACCTCAACAATATATTCCTCCGATATGAGAG GTATGAGAGATACAGATCTGGCAGGGCTGCACAAAACAACGGG ATGTTAGCGGAGCCGACAGAAGACAACCTCATAGACCTGGGCCCGGGCTCCCCTGCCGTGGTTACACCCAGAGTTATGTCCAGCCCTTCGTCCAGCTTCGCCCACAGAGCCACGGCCTCCCCTGCCCACAACCCTTCCACAGCCTCCATATCTACTGCACTCGCTAGTCTTG ATGTGGGTTCTGACAGTGTTAGCGGTACCCTCACGTCTCTGTCGGGCCACAACAAGGACGACTTTGACATGTTTGCCCAAACCAGGAGCAGCTCACTGGCGGAGCAACGCAAGAA TGTAAAATATGAAGACCCCCATGCTCTGGGAGGCCTGGCCTCTGCTTTGGACGTGAGGCAACAAAACACAAGTGGG CTGAGGGTAAAAGGGGATGATAACCCAGCAGATCAGGAGCTGCCCATAGACAGCTGGCTTATTACCCAAGGAATG ATCCCCGTATCGCAGTCCTCTGTCATGGATGATATAGAGGAGTGGCTCTGTGCTGACGTg AAAGGAGATGCTGCTGAGGAGGGAGTGACCAGTGAAG AGTTTGATAAGTTCCTGGAGGAGCGAGCTAAGGCAGTGGACACTCTGCCGTCTCCCCCCGGCGCTAACCCTCCTCACACCGCTCGTCCCCCCACCGGCTCCCACAAGAAGACTGAGCGGACGGAGGATGCCCTCTTTGCCTTGTAG
- the tom1l2a gene encoding TOM1-like protein 2 isoform X2: MEFLLGNPYSTPVGQCIERATDGGLQSEDWTLNMEICDIINETDEGPKDAMRALKKRLSGNKNYREVMLALTVLETCVKNCGHRFHIHVAHRDFIDGVLVKIISPKANPPTIVQDKVXSLIQSWADAFRSSPDLTGVVHIYEELKRKGVEFPMADLDALSPIHTPQRGTPEVDPAMMKYLAPNASAAVSPKPIQPTPTATQASNIPSPVTASPEQIARLRSELDIVRGNIKVMSEMLTELVPGQEDASDLELLQELNRTCRAMQQRVVELISRVSNEEVTEELLHVNDDLNNIFLRYERYERYRSGRAAQNNGMLAEPTEDNLIDLGPGSPAVVTPRVMSSPSSSFAHRATASPAHNPSTASISTALASLDVGSDSVSGTLTSLSGHNKDDFDMFAQTRSSSLAEQRKNVKYEDPHALGGLASALDVRQQNTSGLRVKGDDNPADQELPIDSWLITQGMKGDAAEEGVTSEEFDKFLEERAKAVDTLPSPPGANPPHTARPPTGSHKKTERTEDALFAL, encoded by the exons ATGGAGTTTCTACTTGGAAATCCTTACAGCACGCCTGTGGGCCAGTGTATAG AGAGAGCCACAGACGGAGGCCTACAGAGTGAGGACTGGACTCTGAACATGGAGATCTGTGACATCATAAACGAGACAGACGAGGG GCCGAAAGACGCCATGCGGGCCCTGAAGAAGAGACTGAGCGGCAACAAGAACTACAGAGAGGTGATGCTGGCGCTAACG gtgttgGAGACGTGTGTAAAGAACTGCGGTCACAGGTTTCACATCCACGTGGCCCACAGAGATTTCATTGACGGCGTCCTGGTCAAAATCATCTCCCCCAAAGCCAATCCTCCCACAATAGTTCAAGACAAAGTTMTGTCCCTCATACAA TCCTGGGCCGATGCCTTCAGGAGCAGTCCTGATCTGACTGGGGTGGTCCACATTTATgaggagctgaagaggaaaggCGTTGAGTTTCCAATGGCCGACCTGGATGCTTTGTCTCCCATCCACACGCCGCAGAGG GGCACGCCTGAAGTGGACCCAGCGATGATGAAGTACCTCGCTCCTAACGCCTCRGCTGCTGTTAGCCCTAAACCCATTCAGCCCACTCCCACAGCCACGCAGGCCTCCAACATCCCCAGCCCCGTCACTGCCAGCCCTGAACAG ATCGCCCGGCTGCGGAGCGAGCTGGACATCGTGAGAGGAAACATCAAAGTCATGTCAGAGATGCTTACGGAGCTGGTCCCCGGCCAGGAAGACGCTTCTGACCTAGAGCTGCTCCAG GAGCTGAACAGAACGTGCCGCGCCATGCAGCAGAGAGTGGTCGAGCTGATAAGTCGCGTGTCCAACGAGGAAGTGACCGAGGAGCTGCTGCACGTCAACGACGACCTCAACAATATATTCCTCCGATATGAGAG GTATGAGAGATACAGATCTGGCAGGGCTGCACAAAACAACGGG ATGTTAGCGGAGCCGACAGAAGACAACCTCATAGACCTGGGCCCGGGCTCCCCTGCCGTGGTTACACCCAGAGTTATGTCCAGCCCTTCGTCCAGCTTCGCCCACAGAGCCACGGCCTCCCCTGCCCACAACCCTTCCACAGCCTCCATATCTACTGCACTCGCTAGTCTTG ATGTGGGTTCTGACAGTGTTAGCGGTACCCTCACGTCTCTGTCGGGCCACAACAAGGACGACTTTGACATGTTTGCCCAAACCAGGAGCAGCTCACTGGCGGAGCAACGCAAGAA TGTAAAATATGAAGACCCCCATGCTCTGGGAGGCCTGGCCTCTGCTTTGGACGTGAGGCAACAAAACACAAGTGGG CTGAGGGTAAAAGGGGATGATAACCCAGCAGATCAGGAGCTGCCCATAGACAGCTGGCTTATTACCCAAGGAATG AAAGGAGATGCTGCTGAGGAGGGAGTGACCAGTGAAG AGTTTGATAAGTTCCTGGAGGAGCGAGCTAAGGCAGTGGACACTCTGCCGTCTCCCCCCGGCGCTAACCCTCCTCACACCGCTCGTCCCCCCACCGGCTCCCACAAGAAGACTGAGCGGACGGAGGATGCCCTCTTTGCCTTGTAG
- the drc3 gene encoding dynein regulatory complex subunit 3, whose product MDSEASWTDDEYTLQEMLLGQHTSKEKYALHNYNLGCLDHRENIRLHLEFKNMAKMDFIHDFTSLTRLDLNNNVIQKIWGLNRLTNLTWLNLSFNKIENIGGLDSLRKLELLNLAFNNISVVKNMDTLENLTHFFISKNQIRGKECVHYLMRFKKLFKLSIGGNPFTEKDDQSLYVAAFIPNVILLDNILITPQMREEAAIKYKFELKKLLELQQAQEKIDKVAVVESAGPVTSADKVEAASPDILPGAPPAQMSQSKIVELCSQIFPTDSDEYKQLETELDSFFAGQIETDAYYQQRAIETLADFDEQYSTRLKDVKAIQDPDLYRLKLLDLKNVSAKLFKNLLALEFEFVKNLDDNIMLLDSFISEMLSTGNDSPSQDEASETVTDPENQMDTQVNDSKKALIKEIQEEEERRNRVRISDIYRYYDFLMKPVEEME is encoded by the exons ATGGATTCTGAAGCTAGCTGGACGGACGATGAGTATACCTTGCAGGAGATGTTACTCGGGCAACacacttcaaaagaaaaatacgCTCTGCACAATTACAATCTTGGCTGTCTCGATCACAGAGAAAACATCCGTTTACACCTGGAATTCAAAA ACATGGCTAAGATGGATTTCATACAYGATTTTACATCTCTGACAAGGTTGGATCTTAATAACAACGTCATACAGAAGATCTGGGGCCTGAATCGTCTGACTAATCTGACCTGGCTTA ATCTGTCATTTAACAAGATCGAGAACATTGGGGGCTTGGACTCCCTGCGGAAGCTCGAGTTGCTGAATTTGGCCTTCAACAACATCTCTGTCGTCAAGAACATGGATACACTTGAGAACCTCACTCACTTCTTCATTTCAAAAAACCAAATCAGAGGCAAGGAATGT GTGCACTACCTCATGAGATTTAAAAAGCTGTTCAAACTCTCCATCGGTGGAAATCCCTTCACTGARAAGGATGATCAGTCGCTTTATGTTGCTGCCTTTATTCCAAATGTGATCCTCTTagacaacattttaattaccCCACAGATG CGAGAGGAGGCTGCCATCAAGTACAAATTTGAGCTTAAGAAGTTGCTTGAGTTACAGCAAGCTCAGGAAAAAATAGACAAA GTTGCGGTTGTGGAGAGTGCTGGGCCAGTTACGTCAGCAGACAAAGTAGAGGCAGCGAGCCCAGACATCCTCCCAGGAGCTCCTCCCGCACAGAT GTCTCAGAGCAAAATTGTGGAGCTGTGCTCACAAATATTTCCTACAGACTCAGACGAGTACAAACAACTGGAGACAGAGCTGGACTCTTTCTTCGCTGGCCAGATTGAGACTGACGCTTACTACCAGCAGAGGGCGATAGAGACTCTTGCAGACTTCGATGAGCAATACTCAACG AGGTTAAAAGATGTAAAGGCAATACAAGACCCCGATCTGTACCGTCTCAAACTCCTGgacttaaaaaatgtatctgcCAAGCTGTTTAAAAATCTCTTGGCTCTGGAGTTTGAGTTTGTCAAAAATCTGGAT gaCAACATCATGCTGCTAGACAGCTTCATCTCAGAAATG TTGTCTACAGGCAATGATTCACCCAGTCAAGATGAGGCCTCAGAGACCGTCACTGACCCAGAAAATCAAATGGATACACAAGTTAATGACTCGAAAAAAGCTCTCATCAAAGAA ATTcaggaagaagaggaaaggAGGAACCGTGTGCGCATCTCCGACATCTACCGATATTATGACTTTTTGATGAAACCCGTGGAGGAGATGGAATGA
- the tom1l2a gene encoding TOM1-like protein 2 isoform X5 encodes MEFLLGNPYSTPVGQCIERATDGGLQSEDWTLNMEICDIINETDEGPKDAMRALKKRLSGNKNYREVMLALTVLETCVKNCGHRFHIHVAHRDFIDGVLVKIISPKANPPTIVQDKVXSLIQSWADAFRSSPDLTGVVHIYEELKRKGVEFPMADLDALSPIHTPQRGTPEVDPAMMKYLAPNASAAVSPKPIQPTPTATQASNIPSPVTASPEQIARLRSELDIVRGNIKVMSEMLTELVPGQEDASDLELLQELNRTCRAMQQRVVELISRVSNEEVTEELLHVNDDLNNIFLRYERYERYRSGRAAQNNGMLAEPTEDNLIDLGPGSPAVVTPRVMSSPSSSFAHRATASPAHNPSTASISTALASLDVGSDSVSGTLTSLSGHNKDDFDMFAQTRSSSLAEQRKNVKYEDPHALGGLASALDVRQQNTSGKGDAAEEGVTSEEFDKFLEERAKAVDTLPSPPGANPPHTARPPTGSHKKTERTEDALFAL; translated from the exons ATGGAGTTTCTACTTGGAAATCCTTACAGCACGCCTGTGGGCCAGTGTATAG AGAGAGCCACAGACGGAGGCCTACAGAGTGAGGACTGGACTCTGAACATGGAGATCTGTGACATCATAAACGAGACAGACGAGGG GCCGAAAGACGCCATGCGGGCCCTGAAGAAGAGACTGAGCGGCAACAAGAACTACAGAGAGGTGATGCTGGCGCTAACG gtgttgGAGACGTGTGTAAAGAACTGCGGTCACAGGTTTCACATCCACGTGGCCCACAGAGATTTCATTGACGGCGTCCTGGTCAAAATCATCTCCCCCAAAGCCAATCCTCCCACAATAGTTCAAGACAAAGTTMTGTCCCTCATACAA TCCTGGGCCGATGCCTTCAGGAGCAGTCCTGATCTGACTGGGGTGGTCCACATTTATgaggagctgaagaggaaaggCGTTGAGTTTCCAATGGCCGACCTGGATGCTTTGTCTCCCATCCACACGCCGCAGAGG GGCACGCCTGAAGTGGACCCAGCGATGATGAAGTACCTCGCTCCTAACGCCTCRGCTGCTGTTAGCCCTAAACCCATTCAGCCCACTCCCACAGCCACGCAGGCCTCCAACATCCCCAGCCCCGTCACTGCCAGCCCTGAACAG ATCGCCCGGCTGCGGAGCGAGCTGGACATCGTGAGAGGAAACATCAAAGTCATGTCAGAGATGCTTACGGAGCTGGTCCCCGGCCAGGAAGACGCTTCTGACCTAGAGCTGCTCCAG GAGCTGAACAGAACGTGCCGCGCCATGCAGCAGAGAGTGGTCGAGCTGATAAGTCGCGTGTCCAACGAGGAAGTGACCGAGGAGCTGCTGCACGTCAACGACGACCTCAACAATATATTCCTCCGATATGAGAG GTATGAGAGATACAGATCTGGCAGGGCTGCACAAAACAACGGG ATGTTAGCGGAGCCGACAGAAGACAACCTCATAGACCTGGGCCCGGGCTCCCCTGCCGTGGTTACACCCAGAGTTATGTCCAGCCCTTCGTCCAGCTTCGCCCACAGAGCCACGGCCTCCCCTGCCCACAACCCTTCCACAGCCTCCATATCTACTGCACTCGCTAGTCTTG ATGTGGGTTCTGACAGTGTTAGCGGTACCCTCACGTCTCTGTCGGGCCACAACAAGGACGACTTTGACATGTTTGCCCAAACCAGGAGCAGCTCACTGGCGGAGCAACGCAAGAA TGTAAAATATGAAGACCCCCATGCTCTGGGAGGCCTGGCCTCTGCTTTGGACGTGAGGCAACAAAACACAAGTGGG AAAGGAGATGCTGCTGAGGAGGGAGTGACCAGTGAAG AGTTTGATAAGTTCCTGGAGGAGCGAGCTAAGGCAGTGGACACTCTGCCGTCTCCCCCCGGCGCTAACCCTCCTCACACCGCTCGTCCCCCCACCGGCTCCCACAAGAAGACTGAGCGGACGGAGGATGCCCTCTTTGCCTTGTAG
- the tom1l2a gene encoding TOM1-like protein 2 isoform X1, with amino-acid sequence MEFLLGNPYSTPVGQCIERATDGGLQSEDWTLNMEICDIINETDEGPKDAMRALKKRLSGNKNYREVMLALTVLETCVKNCGHRFHIHVAHRDFIDGVLVKIISPKANPPTIVQDKVXSLIQSWADAFRSSPDLTGVVHIYEELKRKGVEFPMADLDALSPIHTPQRGTPEVDPAMMKYLAPNASAAVSPKPIQPTPTATQASNIPSPVTASPEQIARLRSELDIVRGNIKVMSEMLTELVPGQEDASDLELLQELNRTCRAMQQRVVELISRVSNEEVTEELLHVNDDLNNIFLRYERYERYRSGRAAQNNGMLAEPTEDNLIDLGPGSPAVVTPRVMSSPSSSFAHRATASPAHNPSTASISTALASLDVGSDSVSGTLTSLSGHNKDDFDMFAQTRSSSLAEQRKNVKYEDPHALGGLASALDVRQQNTSGLRVKGDDNPADQELPIDSWLITQGMIPVSQSSVMDDIEEWLCADVKGDAAEEGVTSEEFDKFLEERAKAVDTLPSPPGANPPHTARPPTGSHKKTERTEDALFAL; translated from the exons ATGGAGTTTCTACTTGGAAATCCTTACAGCACGCCTGTGGGCCAGTGTATAG AGAGAGCCACAGACGGAGGCCTACAGAGTGAGGACTGGACTCTGAACATGGAGATCTGTGACATCATAAACGAGACAGACGAGGG GCCGAAAGACGCCATGCGGGCCCTGAAGAAGAGACTGAGCGGCAACAAGAACTACAGAGAGGTGATGCTGGCGCTAACG gtgttgGAGACGTGTGTAAAGAACTGCGGTCACAGGTTTCACATCCACGTGGCCCACAGAGATTTCATTGACGGCGTCCTGGTCAAAATCATCTCCCCCAAAGCCAATCCTCCCACAATAGTTCAAGACAAAGTTMTGTCCCTCATACAA TCCTGGGCCGATGCCTTCAGGAGCAGTCCTGATCTGACTGGGGTGGTCCACATTTATgaggagctgaagaggaaaggCGTTGAGTTTCCAATGGCCGACCTGGATGCTTTGTCTCCCATCCACACGCCGCAGAGG GGCACGCCTGAAGTGGACCCAGCGATGATGAAGTACCTCGCTCCTAACGCCTCRGCTGCTGTTAGCCCTAAACCCATTCAGCCCACTCCCACAGCCACGCAGGCCTCCAACATCCCCAGCCCCGTCACTGCCAGCCCTGAACAG ATCGCCCGGCTGCGGAGCGAGCTGGACATCGTGAGAGGAAACATCAAAGTCATGTCAGAGATGCTTACGGAGCTGGTCCCCGGCCAGGAAGACGCTTCTGACCTAGAGCTGCTCCAG GAGCTGAACAGAACGTGCCGCGCCATGCAGCAGAGAGTGGTCGAGCTGATAAGTCGCGTGTCCAACGAGGAAGTGACCGAGGAGCTGCTGCACGTCAACGACGACCTCAACAATATATTCCTCCGATATGAGAG GTATGAGAGATACAGATCTGGCAGGGCTGCACAAAACAACGGG ATGTTAGCGGAGCCGACAGAAGACAACCTCATAGACCTGGGCCCGGGCTCCCCTGCCGTGGTTACACCCAGAGTTATGTCCAGCCCTTCGTCCAGCTTCGCCCACAGAGCCACGGCCTCCCCTGCCCACAACCCTTCCACAGCCTCCATATCTACTGCACTCGCTAGTCTTG ATGTGGGTTCTGACAGTGTTAGCGGTACCCTCACGTCTCTGTCGGGCCACAACAAGGACGACTTTGACATGTTTGCCCAAACCAGGAGCAGCTCACTGGCGGAGCAACGCAAGAA TGTAAAATATGAAGACCCCCATGCTCTGGGAGGCCTGGCCTCTGCTTTGGACGTGAGGCAACAAAACACAAGTGGG CTGAGGGTAAAAGGGGATGATAACCCAGCAGATCAGGAGCTGCCCATAGACAGCTGGCTTATTACCCAAGGAATG ATCCCCGTATCGCAGTCCTCTGTCATGGATGATATAGAGGAGTGGCTCTGTGCTGACGTg AAAGGAGATGCTGCTGAGGAGGGAGTGACCAGTGAAG AGTTTGATAAGTTCCTGGAGGAGCGAGCTAAGGCAGTGGACACTCTGCCGTCTCCCCCCGGCGCTAACCCTCCTCACACCGCTCGTCCCCCCACCGGCTCCCACAAGAAGACTGAGCGGACGGAGGATGCCCTCTTTGCCTTGTAG